The following are from one region of the Colius striatus isolate bColStr4 chromosome Z, bColStr4.1.hap1, whole genome shotgun sequence genome:
- the GCNT4 gene encoding beta-1,3-galactosyl-O-glycosyl-glycoprotein beta-1,6-N-acetylglucosaminyltransferase 4, which yields MKRRKCPSHRKILILCATGWLIALLKLLHVERHFFPSKDIYLVEHFLSTSSYVRNRYSYLRNEFRCEINCSSIYEQDPHEIGKSLEIRRKEIIDLADEDVVAMTSSCHVYRSLRKYHLKPISLEEERFPVAYSLVVHKDAVMVERLIHSLYSHQNIYCIHYDQKAAKSFKSAMNNLAKCFPNIFIASKLETVDYAHISRLQADFNCLSDLMDSSVPWKYVINLCGQDFPLRSNFELVAELKKLGGRNMLETIKPSSSKRERFTYHYELMKVPYEYMQMPVKTNISKNPPPHNIEVFVGSAYFVLSRAFIQYTLASTLAKDFFEWSRDTYSPDEHFWATLVRVPGVPGEVPRSAQDITDLQSKTRLVKWNYLEDHLYPSCTGTHLRSVCIYGAAELRWLLNYGHWFANKFDSKVDPVLVKCLAEKLADQQKEWVYLSSDKYFLHMNSMNASL from the coding sequence ATGAAGCGACGCAAGTGTCCCTCACATAGGAAGATCCTGATCCTGTGTGCGACAGGGTGGCTGATTGCACTGCTGAAGCTTCTCCATGTTGAAAGacacttttttccctctaagGACATTTATTTAGTTGAGCACTTCTTGAGCACTTCTTCTTACGTTAGAAACAGGTATTCCTACCTTAGAAATGAGTTCCGGTGTGAAATCAATTGTTCATCTATATATGAACAAGATCCCCATGAAATTGGCAAGAGTTTAGAGATAAGAAGGAAAGAGATAATTGATTtagctgatgaagatgttgtaGCAATGACGAGTTCTTGCCATGTGTATCGTTCACTTAGGAAATACCACCTAAAACCCATTTCTCTGGAGGAAGAGAGATTTCCAGTTGCCTACTCTTTGGTTGTTCACAAAGATGCAGTAATGGTAGAAAGGCTCATACATTCACTGTACAGCCATCAAAATATTTACTGCATCCATTATGACCAAAAAGCAGCTAAAAGTTTCAAGTCTGCTATGAACAATCTAGCTAAATGTTTCCCCAATATTTTCATTGCGTCAAAATTGGAGACAGTGGACTATGCACATATTTCACGTCTGCAAGCAGATTTCAATTGTTTGTCCGATTTGATGGACTCTTCAGTTCCCTGGAAGTATGTTATTAATTTGTGTGGCCAGGATTTCCCTTTGAGGTCCAATTTTGAGTTGGTTGCTGAACTGAAGAAACTTGGTGGAAGAAACATGCTGGAAACTATAAAaccaagcagcagcaaaagagaACGATTTACTTATCACTACGAACTTATGAAAGTGCCTTATGAATACATGCAGATGCCTGTAAAAACCAACATTTCCAAGAATCCACCACCTCATAATATTGAGGTATTTGTAGGCAGTGCCTATTTTGTTTTAAGCCGAGCTTTTATTCAATATACCCTTGCAAGCACTCTTGCAAAAGATTTCTTTGAGTGGTCAAGGGATACATACTCTCCGGATGAGCATTTCTGGGCCACTCTTGTACGTGTTCCTGGGGTCCCTGGGGAAGTTCCAAGGTCGGCCCAGGACATAACAGACCTACAAAGCAAAACTCGTCTGGTGAAATGGAATTATCTTGAAGACCATTTGTATCCTTCCTGCACTGGTACACACCTTCGCAGCGTCTGCATCTATGGGGCTGCAGAATTAAGGTGGCTTCTGAATTACGGGCACTGGTTCGCCAACAAGTTTGACTCCAAAGTGGACCCTGTCCTGGTAAAATGCTTGGCAGAAAAACTGGCAGACCAACAGAAAGAGTGGGTCTATTTGTCCTCTGATAAATACTTTCTGCACATGAATTCTATGAATGCCTCGCTATAG